One Lepus europaeus isolate LE1 chromosome 7, mLepTim1.pri, whole genome shotgun sequence DNA segment encodes these proteins:
- the LOC133763955 gene encoding olfactory receptor 8B3-like — protein sequence MLAGNNSLVTEFILAGLTDRPELQQPLFYLFLMIYIVTLVGNCGLITLIGLNSHLHTPMYYFLFNLSFIDLCYSSVFTPKMLVNFVSEKNIISYVECMTQLFFFLFFVISECYMLTSMAYDRYVAICNPLLYKVTMSHQLCSVLAFAAYVMGLAGATAHTGCMLRLTFCNANVINHYFCDILPLLQLSCTSTYVNEVVVLIVVGINITVPSFTILISYIFILTSILHIQSTQGRSKAFSTCSSHIVAISLFFGSAAFMYLTYSSPESKDQGKVSSVFYTNLGPLLNPLIYSLRNKDIKVAMKKALSKLQMRHLL from the coding sequence ATGCTGGCTGGAAACAACTCCTTGGTTACCGAATTTATTCTGGCTGGATTGACGGATCGTCCAGAGCTACAACAGCCTCTATTTTACCTGTTTCTAATGATCTATATTGTCACCCTGGTGGGCAACTGTGGCTTGATCACTCTTATTGGTCTAAATTCTCACCTCCACACCCCTATGTATTATTTCCTCTTCAACCTCTCCTTCATTGACCTTTGTTACTCTTCTGttttcacccccaaaatgttGGTGAACTTTGTATCAGAGAAGAACATCATCTCCTATGTTGAGTGCATGACtcagctgtttttctttctcttttttgttatcTCGGAATGCTATATGTTGACCTCAATGGCATATGATCGCTATGTAGCCATCTGTAACCCCCTGCTGTACAAGGTCACCATGTCCCATCAGCTGTGTTCTGTGCTGGCTTTTGCTGCGTATGTGATGGGACTTGCTGGAGCCACTGCCCACACAGGGTGCATGCTTAGACTAACCTTCTGCAATGCCAATGTCATCAACCACTACTTTTGTGACATACTCCCTCTTCTCCAACTTTCTTGCACCAGCACCTATGTCAATGAGGTGGTAGTTCTCATTGTTGTGGGCATTAATATCACAGTACCCAGTTTCACCATCCTCATTTCTTACATTTTCATTCTCACTAGCATTCTTCATATCCAATCTACTCAAGGACGATCCAAAGCTTTCAGCACCTGTAGTTCTCATATTGTTGCTATTTCCCTCTTCTTTGGATCAGCAGCATTCATGTATCTTACATACTCTTCTCCTGAATCTAAGGACCAAGGAAaagtttcttctgttttctaCACTAATTTAGGGCCACTGCTCAATCCTCTGATCTATAGCTTGAGGAACAAGGACATCAAAGTTGCAATGAAGAAAGCCCTAAGTAAACTTCAGATGAGACATCTATTATAA
- the LOC133763517 gene encoding olfactory receptor 8B3-like: MAPGNGSLVTEFTLKGLTDQPDLQLPLFFLFLLMYAVTVLGNLSLVTLIGLHSHLHTPMYFFLFNLSLVDLCYSSVFTPKMLVNFVSERNVISYTGCMVQLYFFCFLGISECYVLTSMAYDRYVAICNPLLYTIVMSPKVCFSLMLGSYLMAFSGAMAHTGCMLRLTFCDANTINHYFCDILPVMQLSCTSTYINELVVFIVVGINIIVPSLIIFLSYGFILLSIFQINSTEGRSKAFSTCSSHIIAVSLFFGSGAIMYLRPSSAGTLDEGKISSVFYTNVIPMMNPLIYSLRNKDVKTALRKTLLRVKY, from the coding sequence ATGGCTCCTGGGAATGGCTCCCTTGTGACTGAGTTCACCCTGAAAGGATTAACAGACCAGCCAGATCTCCAGCTGCCCCTGTTCTTCCTGTTTCTACTCATGTATGCGGTCACTGTGCTGGGAAATTTGAGCTTGGTGACTCTGATTGGGCTGCACTCACACCTTCACACCCCCATGTACTTTTTCCTCTTCAATTTGTCCCTCGTTGACCTCTGTTATTCTTCTGTATTTACACCCAAAATGCTGGTGAACTTTGTTTCAGAGAGGAATGTTATATCATACACAGGGTGCATGGTGCAGctctactttttttgttttttgggtattTCTGAATGCTATGTGCTGACATCAATGGCCTATGatcgctatgtggccatctgtaaCCCACTTCTCTATACCATAGTCATGTCCCCTAAAGTGTGTTTCAGCCTTATGCTTGGTTCATACTTGATGGCCTTTTCAGGTGCCATGGCCCACACTGGATGCATGCTGAGACTGACCTTCTGTGATGCAAACACCATCAACCACTACTTCTGTGATATTCTCCCAGTGATGCAGCTCTCCTGCACCAGCACATACATCAATGAATTGGTGGTTTTCATTGTGGTTGGCATCAACATCATTGTGCCCAGCCTCATCATCTTTCTCTCTTATGGTTTCATACTCCTcagcatctttcaaataaactccaCTGAAGGCAGGTCCAAAGCCTTCAGCACCTGCAGTTCTCACATAAttgctgtttctctcttttttggatCAGGAGCAATAATGtatcttaggccatcctctgctggaaCACTGGATGAGGGAAAAATTTCTTCTGTCTTTTATACAAATGTGATTCCCATGATGAATCCCTTAATCTATAGCTTGAGAAACAAAGATGTTAAAACTgccctgagaaaaacattgctTAGAGTAAAGTATTGA